A window from Leifsonia shinshuensis encodes these proteins:
- a CDS encoding TetR/AcrR family transcriptional regulator yields MARTLSTADDRREAVLDSAIATFAVGGYLGTPIAAVASAADISPAYVFKLFPSKEGLFVAALERCFERIEQALEDGARAADGETPTAILDRMGDAYAELISDRSLLMLQVHAQSASDTPEIREALRRGLARITRFAGIRSGADPDAVQRFIAYGQLCHLVVTAGLEEIPEEWARTLTNGIRHP; encoded by the coding sequence ATGGCACGAACCCTCTCCACCGCAGACGACCGCCGCGAGGCGGTGCTCGACAGCGCGATCGCGACCTTCGCGGTCGGCGGCTACCTCGGCACCCCGATCGCAGCGGTCGCCAGCGCCGCCGACATCTCGCCCGCGTACGTCTTCAAGCTCTTCCCGAGCAAGGAGGGCCTGTTCGTGGCGGCGCTCGAGCGGTGCTTCGAGCGCATCGAGCAGGCGTTGGAGGACGGCGCGCGGGCCGCCGACGGGGAGACCCCCACGGCGATCCTCGACCGGATGGGCGACGCGTACGCCGAGCTCATCTCCGACCGCTCGCTGCTCATGCTCCAGGTGCACGCGCAGTCGGCCTCCGACACCCCGGAGATCCGGGAGGCCCTGCGCCGGGGCCTGGCGCGCATCACCCGCTTCGCCGGCATCCGCTCGGGCGCCGACCCCGACGCCGTGCAGCGCTTCATCGCCTACGGGCAGCTGTGCCACCTCGTGGTCACCGCGGGCCTCGAGGAGATCCCCGAGGAGTGGGCGCGCACGCTCACGAACGGCATCCGGCACCCCTGA